The following are from one region of the Paenibacillus sabinae T27 genome:
- a CDS encoding ABC transporter permease, which yields MTLTALSFTLLFVMGTMLVSIWQKLGLEKDIAIGTIRSAVQLLAVGYVLQFIFHSGHIAYILIIIVTMICVASWNAAKRGKGLPGLLWRIALAVAASEIMMMGILLGLHIVKATPQYIIPISGMTIGNAMVVSGLFINQIKQEIKRSKGEIETLLSLGATAQQAMQEVRSRAVKFSMIPTIDGMKTVGLVQLPGMMTGMIIAGANPIVAVRYQILIVFSFTASAAITSMLLSVLIYRLFFTADLRLKL from the coding sequence ATGACATTAACCGCACTCAGTTTCACGCTGCTTTTTGTAATGGGAACGATGCTGGTCTCGATCTGGCAAAAGCTTGGCCTGGAAAAAGACATCGCGATTGGTACCATACGCTCGGCGGTTCAGCTTCTGGCGGTCGGCTATGTGCTGCAGTTTATTTTTCATTCCGGACATATCGCCTATATTCTCATCATTATTGTCACTATGATATGCGTCGCCTCATGGAACGCAGCCAAAAGAGGGAAGGGACTCCCGGGACTACTGTGGAGGATTGCGCTGGCCGTTGCCGCTTCGGAGATCATGATGATGGGTATTCTACTCGGCCTGCATATCGTCAAGGCAACACCCCAATATATAATTCCGATCAGCGGCATGACCATTGGGAACGCGATGGTGGTCTCCGGGCTGTTCATCAATCAGATCAAGCAGGAGATCAAGCGCAGCAAGGGAGAGATCGAGACGCTGTTATCGCTTGGCGCAACGGCCCAGCAGGCGATGCAGGAGGTCAGGTCAAGGGCTGTGAAATTCAGCATGATTCCTACAATTGACGGTATGAAAACCGTGGGCCTTGTACAGCTTCCGGGGATGATGACCGGGATGATTATCGCCGGAGCGAATCCGATCGTCGCCGTGAGGTATCAGATTCTGATTGTTTTTTCCTTCACCGCATCTGCTGCGATTACAAGCATGCTGCTGAGTGTGCTGATTTACCGGCTTTTTTTCACGGCGGATCTCCGGTTGAAGCTGTAA
- a CDS encoding ABC transporter ATP-binding protein yields the protein MSALFEIHNLAKLNWDTGEGASKYIFAGVSAEIAGPERIALIGASGQGKSTLLRILALLDAPDEGDLLVNGTSYKNMNVRQWRMAVSYVAQQSVMLPGSVEDNLRTVSRLHGNAYDSKLAEQLLQQLGLDYLDLGKTAADCSGGEKQRISLIRSLLLRPRILLLDEITASLDINSTQKVESLLTDWHLKEGTLLIWVTHDLEQAHRISNRAWVIGNGELQEHSSDTLFAEPAAVLAKKFIQSVKGTR from the coding sequence TTGAGCGCTCTATTTGAAATACATAACTTGGCCAAATTGAATTGGGATACCGGGGAAGGGGCTTCTAAGTACATCTTTGCCGGGGTGTCCGCTGAAATCGCCGGGCCGGAGCGGATTGCCCTTATCGGCGCTTCGGGACAAGGAAAAAGCACGCTGCTGCGGATCCTGGCTCTGCTGGACGCGCCGGATGAGGGCGACCTGCTGGTTAACGGGACTTCATATAAGAATATGAATGTGCGGCAGTGGAGAATGGCTGTATCCTATGTGGCGCAGCAATCGGTTATGCTGCCCGGCAGTGTGGAGGATAATTTGCGAACGGTCAGCAGGCTTCACGGGAATGCCTATGACTCCAAGCTGGCGGAACAGCTCTTGCAGCAGCTCGGACTCGACTATCTAGATCTTGGTAAAACGGCGGCCGATTGTTCAGGAGGAGAGAAGCAGCGGATCTCCCTAATCCGGTCGCTGCTGCTCCGGCCGCGTATTCTTTTACTGGATGAAATTACGGCTTCGCTCGATATTAACAGCACACAGAAGGTCGAATCGCTGCTGACGGATTGGCATTTGAAAGAGGGGACCTTGTTGATATGGGTGACCCATGATCTTGAGCAAGCCCACAGAATCAGTAACCGAGCATGGGTGATAGGGAATGGAGAACTGCAGGAGCACAGCAGCGACACCTTGTTTGCCGAGCCTGCCGCCGTACTGGCCAAAAAGTTCATACAATCCGTGAAAGGAACCCGCTAA
- a CDS encoding response regulator transcription factor: MSKLQVLIVDDEWNMRNLLRIYLMKEGFQIKEAATGLEALSMVKKHSFDIILLDVMMPDMDGWQVCKVIRETETVPILMLTARTETKDKIHGLGIGADDYLTKPFDSEELLARMYSLIRRSTITQTSQPQQLALEFPQMTIFPDAREIRIHAELVDFTPKEFDLLVLLAQSRQRAFSREELVERLWGFDYEGEVRVVDTHIKNIREKLQKAGMTYNPIQTVWGVGYKFFVSGEQE; the protein is encoded by the coding sequence ATGTCGAAACTTCAAGTGTTGATTGTAGATGACGAATGGAATATGAGGAACCTGCTTCGGATTTATTTGATGAAGGAAGGATTCCAGATTAAGGAGGCGGCTACGGGACTTGAAGCGTTATCCATGGTCAAGAAGCATTCTTTCGATATCATTTTACTCGATGTCATGATGCCAGATATGGATGGCTGGCAGGTATGCAAGGTGATCAGAGAAACCGAGACGGTCCCGATCTTAATGCTGACGGCGCGAACGGAAACCAAGGATAAAATCCATGGGCTTGGGATCGGAGCAGACGATTATTTAACCAAGCCTTTTGATTCCGAAGAGCTCCTGGCCCGGATGTACTCGTTAATCCGCAGGTCCACGATTACACAGACTTCTCAGCCTCAGCAGCTGGCGCTGGAATTTCCGCAAATGACAATATTCCCTGATGCGCGGGAGATTCGAATTCATGCGGAGCTTGTGGATTTTACACCGAAGGAGTTCGATCTCCTCGTTCTATTGGCCCAGAGCCGCCAGCGTGCGTTCAGCAGGGAGGAGCTCGTTGAAAGGCTGTGGGGATTTGATTATGAGGGTGAGGTTCGGGTGGTGGATACCCATATCAAGAACATCCGTGAGAAGCTCCAGAAGGCGGGGATGACATACAACCCGATTCAAACGGTATGGGGAGTTGGCTATAAATTTTTTGTGTCCGGAGAACAAGAGTGA
- a CDS encoding DUF2933 domain-containing protein: MSKKHSLLMKLCCIVPIVLVAVLLIASTVKGSSGNLLTYGLLLLCPLSHLVLMPLMMRNRKH, encoded by the coding sequence ATGAGCAAGAAACATAGCCTTTTGATGAAATTATGCTGTATCGTACCGATTGTACTGGTGGCTGTCCTACTGATTGCCAGCACTGTGAAAGGATCATCCGGCAATTTATTGACGTACGGTCTGCTTCTGCTCTGTCCCCTGTCCCACCTCGTACTCATGCCTCTGATGATGCGGAATAGGAAGCATTGA
- a CDS encoding cell wall-binding repeat-containing protein: MKKGIAVVSITLVLSAVLAGCQIGNKAPEPAAQDTGTASVAVPWIGTKNTTRINTSDPIEAAVLVSRTLWTAVSDSNRPASVVLTDVSNWQIAAVSTDLIHHPSNGPVLFFEKDKVPEATLEELKRLKPMGAETNDNIQIVIVGPVSASVEEQIKGLDIKTDKIEGDEPAAVAQAIDAYYAKVAGELPQAVVVGSMDSPEYTLPAVNWIAHMPEPLLYVKKDEIPAPTVEALKKRGGNAAIYLIGPESAVSADVENELKSYGTVTRISGNDPYANSIAFAQFKDQGTKFGWGITTPGHNLSFLTPDDPMLAIAAAPFSHLGKHAPLIITNKDGMPDSVMEYAMTLQPKFQDSPAEGPYNHAWITGDSSSITNAAQSQIDDMLEISPASGGNPHTGH; this comes from the coding sequence ATGAAAAAAGGTATAGCGGTAGTAAGTATCACTTTAGTGCTAAGCGCAGTCCTGGCCGGATGCCAAATCGGGAATAAAGCGCCGGAACCGGCGGCTCAAGATACCGGCACAGCATCGGTAGCCGTTCCTTGGATTGGCACAAAGAACACGACGCGAATTAATACATCCGATCCGATTGAGGCGGCCGTTCTGGTCTCCCGGACCCTCTGGACAGCGGTATCCGATAGCAACAGACCGGCAAGCGTCGTGTTGACGGACGTTAGCAACTGGCAGATTGCGGCCGTGAGCACCGATTTGATTCACCATCCGAGCAATGGCCCGGTTCTCTTCTTCGAGAAGGACAAAGTCCCCGAAGCTACCCTGGAGGAATTAAAGCGTTTGAAGCCGATGGGCGCGGAAACGAACGATAACATCCAAATCGTCATTGTTGGTCCTGTCTCCGCAAGCGTTGAAGAACAGATAAAAGGCCTCGATATAAAGACAGACAAGATCGAAGGGGATGAGCCGGCCGCTGTCGCCCAGGCGATTGATGCGTACTATGCCAAAGTGGCGGGCGAACTGCCGCAGGCTGTGGTTGTCGGCTCTATGGACAGTCCGGAATACACGCTGCCTGCGGTAAACTGGATCGCCCATATGCCAGAACCGCTGCTTTACGTGAAGAAAGACGAAATTCCTGCGCCGACCGTGGAGGCATTAAAGAAACGCGGGGGCAACGCAGCCATCTATCTGATCGGACCGGAATCGGCTGTGTCCGCAGATGTGGAGAATGAGCTGAAATCGTATGGAACGGTAACCCGTATTTCGGGCAATGATCCGTACGCCAACTCGATTGCTTTTGCCCAGTTTAAAGATCAGGGCACGAAATTTGGCTGGGGTATTACCACGCCTGGGCATAACCTGTCGTTCCTGACCCCGGATGACCCCATGCTAGCCATTGCTGCGGCTCCGTTCTCGCATCTTGGCAAGCATGCACCGCTGATTATTACCAATAAAGACGGCATGCCGGATTCGGTTATGGAATATGCAATGACGCTCCAACCGAAATTCCAGGATTCGCCGGCGGAAGGCCCGTACAACCACGCCTGGATCACTGGCGACAGCTCGAGCATTACAAACGCTGCGCAAAGCCAAATCGATGATATGCTGGAAATTTCACCGGCCTCGGGCGGCAATCCGCACACAGGGCATTAA